Proteins encoded by one window of Halomonas sp. SH5A2:
- a CDS encoding SDR family NAD(P)-dependent oxidoreductase, translated as MNQHSARYASLEQRVVFITGGGSGIGAALTRAFHYQGARVVFVDINDAASEALVEDLRVETGEAPRYHHCDIRDVASLKQVINETGQNVGPIHTLVNNAANDDRHSWREVDVAYWDERMSLNLRPMFFAAQAAAEQMIQTGGGSIINFGSVSVQMALGGLPLYVTAKAAIHGLTRSLARDLGEYNIRVNTLVPGAVMTERQLEKWIGPDDEAAIQARQCLKLRLEPQHIAPTALFLASAESQAITGQELAVDGGWA; from the coding sequence ATGAATCAGCACTCAGCGCGCTATGCGAGTCTAGAACAGCGGGTGGTCTTTATTACCGGGGGCGGCAGTGGTATCGGGGCTGCGCTTACCCGTGCGTTTCATTACCAGGGCGCGCGGGTGGTGTTCGTTGATATTAACGACGCCGCCAGCGAGGCGTTGGTCGAAGACCTCCGCGTCGAGACCGGCGAGGCACCGCGCTATCACCACTGCGACATCCGCGATGTGGCAAGCCTCAAGCAGGTGATCAACGAGACCGGCCAAAACGTCGGGCCGATCCATACGCTTGTGAACAATGCCGCGAACGATGATCGCCATTCCTGGCGTGAGGTCGATGTTGCCTACTGGGATGAGCGGATGTCGCTTAACCTGCGGCCGATGTTCTTCGCAGCCCAGGCAGCCGCCGAGCAGATGATACAAACGGGCGGCGGCTCGATCATTAACTTCGGCTCGGTCAGCGTGCAGATGGCGCTGGGTGGCCTGCCCCTTTACGTCACCGCCAAAGCGGCGATTCATGGCTTGACGCGCAGTCTGGCTCGCGACTTGGGTGAGTACAACATTCGCGTCAATACGCTGGTGCCGGGCGCAGTCATGACCGAACGGCAGCTGGAGAAGTGGATTGGACCCGATGACGAAGCTGCCATTCAAGCCCGCCAATGCCTCAAGCTACGCCTGGAACCTCAGCACATCGCCCCCACAGCGCTGTTTCTGGCCAGCGCCGAAAGCCAGGCCATTACCGGCCAGGAGTTGGCGGTGGATGGTGGCTGGGCTTAG